The Blastocatellia bacterium DNA window AGCAGCGGGTCGGCGGCGCTGCTGACCAGCGACTCGCCCGAGCGCGCCAGGCTCGACCGCCGCGACATCTCGAGGTCGGCCTGACTTGAGCCATTGCCCTCGCCCCTTCCCGGGATTGGCGTAAAGTAGAGCGGCAGGTAGAGCGTGAAGGTCGAGCCTTCGCCGGGCGCGCTCGACATGCGAATCTCGCCGCCGAGCAGGCTGGCGATCTCGCGGCTGATTGACAGTCCCAGCCCGGTGCCGCCGTACTTGCGCGTCGTCGTGCCGTCGGCCTGCTGGAAGGGCTCAAAGACGATGCGGTGCTTGTCGGCGGGGATGCCGATGCCCGTGTCAATGACCGAAAACGCCAGCACCCGCGCCGCGCGGTTGAGCACCTCGTTGTCAAAGACCCAGCTCTGCGTCGCTTCCTCGATACGCAGCCGGACGCTGCCTTCGTGGGTGAACTTAAAGGCATTCGACAGCAGATTCTTCAAGACCTGCTGCAAACGCTTGGCGTCCGTGCGCATAAACGGCGGCAACTGCGGGTCGAGATCGACAGTGAATTCCAGCCCCCTGGTCTCGGCGACCGGCTTGAAGGCACGCTCCAAAGACTCGCGCAGGTTGTCGAAGGGAACGTCGTTGACTTCGACATCCACCGTCCCCGACTCGATCTTCGACATGTCGAGAATCTCGTTGATCAGCGCCAGCAGGTCAGCGCCCGAGGAATGGATCGTCTGCGCGAACTCGATCTGCTTCTCGCTCAGGTTGTCGTCCTTGTTTTCGGCCAGCAGCTCTGACAGCACCAGCATGCTGTTGAGCGGCGTGCGTAGCTCGTGCGACATATTGGCGAGGAACTCGGATTTGTACTTCGAGGTGATCGACAACTGCTCGGCCTTCTCTTCGAGCGCCCGGCGGGCGTTTTCGATCTCGCGGTTCTTGCGCTCGACTTCGTTCTTCTGCTCGCTGAGCAATCGCGCCTTCTCTTGCAGTTCTTCGTTGGTCTGCTGCAACTCTTCCTGCTGTTTCTTGAGCAGCTCTTCGGAAGCTTGCAGCGACTTGGCCTGTTGCTCCAGCCGCTTGTTGGTCTCGGTCAGCTCTTGCTGGCGCACCTGCAACTCCTGTGTCAGCGACTGCGACTGCGTCAGCAGCTCCTCCGTCCGCATATTGGCTTCGATGGTGTTCAAGACGATGCCAATCGATTCGGTGAGCTGATCGAGGAAGGCGAGGTGGATGTCGCTGAAGTGATGGAACGAAGCCAGCTCGATGACCGCCTTGACCTGTCCTTCAAACAGCACCGGCAGGACGACGATGTTCATCGGCAAAGATTCGCCGAGGCCGGAGTTGATGCGCACATAATCTTCCGGCACGTCGGTGATGAGAATTCTCTCCTTCTCAAGCGCGCACTGCCCGACCAGCCCTTCGCCGAGGCGGAACTGGTTCGACAGGCCGCGGCGTTCTTTGTAAGCGTAGCTGGCGCGCAGCTTCAGCGCCGGGTTCTGGTCGCCATTCTCGGAGATATAGAAAGCGCCGTGTTGTTCGCTGACCAGCGGCGCAAGCTCGGAAAGGATCAAGCGCGACACCGTCATCAAATCTTTCTGGCCTTGCAGCAGGCGGGTGAACTTCGCCAGGTTGGTCTTCAGCCAGTCCTGGTCGGTGTTCTTGCGCGTCGTGTCCTTGAGGTTGCGGATCATCTCGTTGATGTTGTCCTTCAAGGCCGCGACTTCGCCCGCCGCTTCGACCGTAATCGAACGCGTCAGGTCACCCTTGGTAACGGCGGTGGCGACTTCGGCAATGGCGCGCACCTGTGTAGTCAGGTTGGCTGCCAGGCGGTTGACGTTATCGGTCAGGTCGCGCCACGTGCCGCTGGCACCGGGCACGTTTGCCTGGCCGCCGAGCTTGCCTTCGATACCGACCTCGCGGGCCACGGTCGTCACCTGATCGGCAAAGGTGGCGAGCGTATCGATCATGCTGTTGATCGTGTCGGAAAGCTCGGCGATTTCGCCCAGCGCTTCGACCGTCAGCTTGCGTTTCAGATTACCGTTAGCGACGGCGGTGACGACGCGGGCGATGCCGCGCACCTGTGTGGTCAGGTTCGCCGCCATGAAGTTGACGTTGTCGGTCAGGTCTTTCCAGACACCGGCGACGCCTTTGACTTCGGCCTGGCCGCCAAGTTTCCCTTCCGTGCCGACCTCGCGGGCGACGCGCGTGACTTCGGAGGCGAACGAGTTGAGCTGGTCCACCATCGTGTTGATCGTGTTTTTCAGCTCAAGGATTTCACCTTTCACATCGACGGTGATCTTCTTCGACAGGTCGCCGTTTGCGACTGCCGTAGTAACTGCGGCGATGTTACGCACCTGCCCCGTCAGGTTGCCGGCCATGAAGTTTACTGAATCAGTCAGGTCTTTCCACGTTCCCGACACGCCTTTAACCACCGCTTGCCCGCCGAGTTTGCCTTCGGTGCCGACTTCGCGGGCGACGCGCGTGACTTCCGATGCGAACGAGTTAAGCTGGTCAACCATCGTGTTGATCGTGTTCTTCAGCTCAAGGATTTCGCCGCGCACGTCCACCGTGATCTTCTTCGATAGGTCACCGTTTGCGACCGCAGTTGTTACGTCAGCAATGTTTCGCACTTGCCCGGTCAGGTTGCCGGCCATCAGATTGACGTTGTCGGTCAGGTCTTTCCAAACGCCGGCCACACCCTTCACATCGGCCTGTCCGCCGAGTTTGCCTTCCGTGCCGACCTCGCGGGCGACGCGCGTGACTTCGGAGGCGAACGAGCTGAGCTGATCGACCATCGTGTTGATCGTGTTCTTCAGCTCAAGAATCTCGCCCTTCACATCGACGGTGATCTTCTTCGACAGGTCGCCATTAGCGACTGCCGTGGTCACGTCGGCGATGTTACGGACCTGGCCCGTCAGGTTGCTAGCCATGAAGTTGACCGAGTCGGTCAGGTCTTTCCACGTGCCAGCCACGCCGCGCACATCAGCCTGGCCGCCGAGTTTGCCTTCGGTGCCGACCTCGCGGGCGACGCGCGTGACTTCGGAGGCGAACGAGTTGAGCTGGTCGACCATCGTGTTGATGGTGTTCTTTAGCTCAAGAATCTCGCCGCGCACATCGACGGTGATCTTCTTCGACAAATCGCCATTGGCCACGGCGGTTGTTACATCAGCGATGTTACGGACCTGGCCAGTCAGGTTGCCGGCCATCAGGTTGACGTTGTCGGTCAAATCCTTCCAGACACCGGCGACGCCTTTGACGATGGCCTGGCCGCCGAGCTTGCCTTCGGTGCCGACCTCGCGCGCGACGCGCGTGACTTCCGATGCGAACGAGCTGAGCTGATCGACCATCGTGTTGATGGTGTTCTTCAGCTCAAGAATCTCGCCCTTCACGTCTACCGTGATCTTCTTCGACAGGTCGCCGTTTGCGACTGCCGTTGTGACTTCGGCGATGTTACGCACCTGGCCAGTCAGGTTGCCGGCCATCGCGTTGACGTTATCCGTCAAATCCTTCCACGTTCCCGACACGCCTTTAACCTGCGCCTGGCCGCCGAGCTTGCCTTCGGTGCCGACTTCGCGGGCGACGCGCGTGACTTCGGAGGCGAACGAGTTGAGCTGGTCAACCATCGTGTTGATCGTGTTCTTCAGCTCAAGGATTTCGCCCTTCACATCGACGGTGATCTTCTTCGATAGGTCCCCGTTTGCTACGGCGGTCGTCACGTCGGCGATGTTACGCACCTGCCCCGTCAAGTTGCCGGCCATCGCGTTGACGTTATCTGTCAGGTCTTTCCAGGTTCCCGACACGCCTTTGACCTCGGCCTGGCCACCGAGTTTCCCTTCCGTACCGACCTCGCGGGCGACGCGCGTGACTTCCGAGGCAAATGATCCGAGCTGATCGACCATCGTGTTGATGGTGTTCTTCAGCTCAAGAATCTCGCCCTTCACGTCTACCGTGATCTTCTTCGACAGGTCGCCGTTTGCGACTGCCGTTGTGACTTCGGCGATGTTACGCACCTGCCCCGTCAGGTTGCTAGCCATGAAGTTGACCGAGTCGGTCAGGTCTTTCCACGTTCCCGAAACGCCTTTAACCACCGCTTGCCCGCCGAGCTTGCCTTCGGTGCCGACTTCGCGCGCGACGCGGGTGACTTCGGAAGCGAACGAGTTAAGCTGGTCCACCATCGTGTTGATCGTGTTCTTCAGCTCAAGAATTTCGCCGCGCACATCCACCGTGATCTTCTTCGACAAATCGCCATTGGCCACGGCGGTTGTTACATCAGCGATGTTTCGCACTTGCCCGGTCAGGTTGCCGGCCATCAGGTTCACATTATCCGTTAAGTCTTTCCAGACACCGGCGACGCCTTTGACGATGGCCTGGCCGCCGAGCTTACCTTCGGTGCCGACCTCGCGGGCGACGCGCGTGACTTCCGATGCGAACGAGCTGAGCTGGTCCACCATCGTGTTGATGGTGTTCTTCAGCTCAAGAATCTCGCCCTTCACATCGACGGTGATCTTCTTCGACAGGTCGCCGTTAGCAACCGCCGTTGTGACTTCGGCGATGTTACGCACCTGCCCCGTCAGATTGCCGGCCATCAGGTTGACCGAGTCGGTCAGGTCTTTCCACGTTCCCGACACGCCTTTAACCTGCGCCTGGCCGCCGAGTTTGCCTTCGGTGCCGACTTCGCGGGCGACGCGCGTGACTTCAGAGGCGAACGAGCCGAGCCGGTCAACCATCGTGTTGACGATCTTTGCGGTTTTCAGGAACTCGCCTTTCAAGGGGCGGCCCTCGATCTCAAGCGCCATCGTCTGCGACAGGTCACCTTTGGCAACCGCGCCGATGACCCGCGACACTTCCGTCGTCGGCTGCGCGAGATCCGAAATCATGCTGTTGAGCGAGTCAATCTGTTTCGCCCACGAGCCGCTGACATTGCCCACCGTCGCGCGCTGCGTGATCTTGCCTTCCTTGCCAACCACCAGGCTCATGCGCTGTAGCTCGCTGGCCATGCGCTCATTCATTTCAATAATTTCGTTGAGCGTATCGGCGATCTTGCCGGCAACGCCGGTCTGGTCGTCCGGCAGGCGAACCGAAAAGTCGCCCTTCTTGACCGCCATCAACGTCCGCAGTAATAGGCGTGTATCCAACGCGCCGGTATTAAGCGCCTCGCTTGCCGTGCTAGCCATTGTTGATCTCCCTTGCACAATAAGAGGATGCAGCCCGGCGCATGGACTGCAATGGGTTCGTGAAGAAGCGCCCGCGGATGTAGAGCGACAGCCGGGGCGCAACGCGCCGGGTTATGGGGTGATGTAGGAGTCCGTTAAAAGGCAGAAGACACGCGGGTCTGGAACGATTCCCCTACATGACATCAAGTTCTTGAATAAACGGAGGA harbors:
- a CDS encoding HAMP domain-containing protein, which produces MASTASEALNTGALDTRLLLRTLMAVKKGDFSVRLPDDQTGVAGKIADTLNEIIEMNERMASELQRMSLVVGKEGKITQRATVGNVSGSWAKQIDSLNSMISDLAQPTTEVSRVIGAVAKGDLSQTMALEIEGRPLKGEFLKTAKIVNTMVDRLGSFASEVTRVAREVGTEGKLGGQAQVKGVSGTWKDLTDSVNLMAGNLTGQVRNIAEVTTAVANGDLSKKITVDVKGEILELKNTINTMVDQLSSFASEVTRVAREVGTEGKLGGQAIVKGVAGVWKDLTDNVNLMAGNLTGQVRNIADVTTAVANGDLSKKITVDVRGEILELKNTINTMVDQLNSFASEVTRVAREVGTEGKLGGQAVVKGVSGTWKDLTDSVNFMASNLTGQVRNIAEVTTAVANGDLSKKITVDVKGEILELKNTINTMVDQLGSFASEVTRVAREVGTEGKLGGQAEVKGVSGTWKDLTDNVNAMAGNLTGQVRNIADVTTAVANGDLSKKITVDVKGEILELKNTINTMVDQLNSFASEVTRVAREVGTEGKLGGQAQVKGVSGTWKDLTDNVNAMAGNLTGQVRNIAEVTTAVANGDLSKKITVDVKGEILELKNTINTMVDQLSSFASEVTRVAREVGTEGKLGGQAIVKGVAGVWKDLTDNVNLMAGNLTGQVRNIADVTTAVANGDLSKKITVDVRGEILELKNTINTMVDQLNSFASEVTRVAREVGTEGKLGGQADVRGVAGTWKDLTDSVNFMASNLTGQVRNIADVTTAVANGDLSKKITVDVKGEILELKNTINTMVDQLSSFASEVTRVAREVGTEGKLGGQADVKGVAGVWKDLTDNVNLMAGNLTGQVRNIADVTTAVANGDLSKKITVDVRGEILELKNTINTMVDQLNSFASEVTRVAREVGTEGKLGGQAVVKGVSGTWKDLTDSVNFMAGNLTGQVRNIAAVTTAVANGDLSKKITVDVKGEILELKNTINTMVDQLNSFASEVTRVAREVGTEGKLGGQAEVKGVAGVWKDLTDNVNFMAANLTTQVRGIARVVTAVANGNLKRKLTVEALGEIAELSDTINSMIDTLATFADQVTTVAREVGIEGKLGGQANVPGASGTWRDLTDNVNRLAANLTTQVRAIAEVATAVTKGDLTRSITVEAAGEVAALKDNINEMIRNLKDTTRKNTDQDWLKTNLAKFTRLLQGQKDLMTVSRLILSELAPLVSEQHGAFYISENGDQNPALKLRASYAYKERRGLSNQFRLGEGLVGQCALEKERILITDVPEDYVRINSGLGESLPMNIVVLPVLFEGQVKAVIELASFHHFSDIHLAFLDQLTESIGIVLNTIEANMRTEELLTQSQSLTQELQVRQQELTETNKRLEQQAKSLQASEELLKKQQEELQQTNEELQEKARLLSEQKNEVERKNREIENARRALEEKAEQLSITSKYKSEFLANMSHELRTPLNSMLVLSELLAENKDDNLSEKQIEFAQTIHSSGADLLALINEILDMSKIESGTVDVEVNDVPFDNLRESLERAFKPVAETRGLEFTVDLDPQLPPFMRTDAKRLQQVLKNLLSNAFKFTHEGSVRLRIEEATQSWVFDNEVLNRAARVLAFSVIDTGIGIPADKHRIVFEPFQQADGTTTRKYGGTGLGLSISREIASLLGGEIRMSSAPGEGSTFTLYLPLYFTPIPGRGEGNGSSQADLEMSRRSSLARSGESLVSSAADPLLNLDSSLLLQVDIADDREQIEAGDRVLLIVEDDTNFARILLDLAREKGFKGIVASRGDAALALAKKFTPDAITLDIRLPVVHGLAVLDRLKHDPATRHIPVHIISLMEDHHVGLKMGARVYLKKPVTKEGLTDALSNIKSFIERPARRLLVVEDNDVQRNAIVELIGNGDVQTTAVASGEEALSALKETAYDCMVLDLGLPGMNGFELIERVKSEVGSIDLPIIVYTGKELSKSEETELKRVAETVIIKDVKSMERLLDETALFLHRIEANLPEPKRRMLEQLHMTDSVIAGKKVLVVDDDIRNIFAITSALERHQMEVVYAENGRGAIELLESTPDVDVVLMDVMMPEMDGYEAMSEIRGKAQYKSLPIIALTAKAMKGDREKCIEAGASDYITKPIDIAQLLSLLRVWLYK